From the genome of Podarcis muralis chromosome 3, rPodMur119.hap1.1, whole genome shotgun sequence:
GGCCTGTGAACAGCTCACCTGACTACTTGTAGTCGTCGTCTTGTAGATTCTGTAATTCTTGGAGATACAGGTTCTTCACAGCCTGAAGGAGATGAATTTGCATTCAAAGACCTCATTTGAGGCTTAGCTCTTGAAGAAGCAAAGGGCCAGCGTGTTTCCTTTAATTTTTCTTCATCCATTTGAATGTCCTCAAGAATTTTCTCTTTGTTAGATGCTATATTTGGTGTACAGAGATTGAAGGGTTCACAGGCTGTAATGTGTTTCACATTCTTCTGTCTCTGAAGCCGCTTCAGGAATTTTTGATGTAAAATTTCAAAATCTGGGACCTTGGCTTTGGTCTTTGGTTTGTGTTCCACTTCTTTAGTCAGCTCAAGATGATTTTGCTGCCTATTCTTATTAATGCCTCTGTTTCCTAACCTACTGTTAGGGAGAGATGAATTGCGCAGAAGTTCTTCTGATCTCATCTGAATTCTAATATCTCTATAAAGCTCTTCCTCCTTTAGCTTCTCATTAATTTCTGAACTATAAACAAATTTAGGAACTGGCTTTGCTTTGAAtacttttgctttcttttctggtGAAGAAACGTACTTCAActgcattttcttcatttctttcttttgtgcTTCCCGCTCAATAAACTGAAATGGCTTCTGTGTAGCTAGAAGGATCTCTTGCCTCCTCTCTCTTAGTGACTTTCTACGTTCTTCATTTTGCTGCATAATATCATGATAGAGAGGGAAAAAGACATAAGCAGGCACTGGATGGGCTCGGAATTTCTTTTGAcattctgcttcctcctccaatTCTTTCTTCAGCAAGTTATTTTCCAGTTCAATCAGTGACTTTGACTTTATGTTCTGTTGTTTGATCTTAGCTTCTCTGATAGTCATCTGGAAAGGCTCAGGTATTGTGATCTTTGGGGAccacttttttttcttcctcctgctcTTCCTCAAAGTCTGTAATTTGGATAAAATACTTTGGTTGCAGTGAGAATAGTCCTCCAAAGATGACCCATCCCATGAATTTTCAGCTTGCTCCTTACCAAATGTTAGTGATCTGTTTTCACTGTTATTTTCTTCTAACTCTAATTCTTTATCAGATATATGAGATAAATCTGAATGAAAAGAGTTGTTCAAATCAGGCTCAGAAAATGATTTACACATATTCTGAGGTTGAAAAGGGCTTGGCTCCCAAGatctaaaaggaaataaaaatgtgaCGGTTAGTTTTCTGCAAGCAGCAAAATATAACCAGACTGCTTTGATGAATAACAGATTGGAGGAGCATTTCAAGTCTAAAGAATCCCACCAGTATAGCAGGTTGGGCTATACTGGTTGTGTCCCAGCTCATCGCCTTTGTTACCAGAAGCCTGAAAAATAGCTCTCCCCAAACTGCATTTGTTCCTTATGATAAAATGTAGAGTTTAGTGAAATATTTGTGTTAGGACCAAGCAACCATAGGCTGGATGTTAGCTTTACGTCTGCGATCAGAACTCACATCACTGGGTCTCCTGTAAGACAGATAATAGAagtaaaaataagaaatattccTATTAGCAAAActgaaaattaattttagaaGGCGCTCCCTAAGGAGTATCTGCACAGTGTTCTGAAACCTTTGGAAACCCCTATGCAAAAGTACTTTGTTACTATGAATCGGGAGATAAGCCACAGCTCATTagcagaggatctgctttgcatgcagaatgtcccaggttcaatccttggaatTTTCAGGTGCTGCTGGGAAAGAAGCCAActggaaactctggagagctgctcccagtcagtgAGGCAATACGGAGCTAGATGAATCAATGGGCTGACCTGGTATTAAAGCCGCATACTATGTTCCCGAAATTTAATTTCAGTCCCATTTCAGTATTTCTGTCCTAAACCACGGCTTCAGATTTTGGTGTAAGCAGGAAGCCTGGTTAGTCTTAGCATCAGCTAATGCCACCATCCGACGTAATAGTTAATTGGTGCTGAATCCCTAGGAAGAATTTACACTCCAGTCCAAAAGGATCGAGTGGGGAAGAAAGTGCACTCCCAATTGCTTAAGCATAGTTAAGCAATTAGCAGTGTTACACACTCGGTAACTCTGAAAGTTAAATAATTACCTTCcaacatctatatctatatataaccTATTGTACACGACAATAGTTGAACCAATTCTGACGTTTTCAGTAGGATTAAGGAGTTTATCCTACAATTAAGGATATTTTCAAACAAATCAAggcaagaaacacacacacacacaatactcaGTTCTCTTCCTTGTTCAGCTGTTCTTTCTGAGTTCCCTGCAGGGAGGCAAGTGCGGCCAGATACAAAAATCTAGAACTGAAGGTTCTTCGgcagtttaaaaaaattaagctgtTGGCATATAGTATATAAAACACTGTTTTGGTGAGATTATCAGCATGCAGATTCCTCCATAATATATATACAGGCAGCAACTATTTCATGCAGGGGCTCCGTTCCTGGCCCCTGCATGTGTCAGCAGAGCACACATAAGCACACCCCACCCCATTATgccctgtccccccacccccaccccattctgcccacttccaggtcCAAAAGACCTGCGCGTCAGCAATCACATGTCAACCCCTAAAAGGGTTGCTGCCTGTAACTGCAATATTTAACATCTTCAGAGAAATAACACTACAAAAATAGATTATAAACCATACCTATCATTCATACTATGGGTCACATCCACATTTGTTAAAGGTTGAACATCTTTTAGATACAGTTTATTCCGATACATGTTTTCCAATTTTGCCATGGTCTCCAGGTGAGCGTACTTAAGCTCTTCCAGCTTTAAATAATATTCTTGATTTGAAAGGTACATTTTGGAGAGGTCTATCCAGTCTCTGCAATCGGCTTGTCCAGTAGAACGCTGCTGTCTCTCAGGACTCAAACTATCCtgaaacagaatattattataatGTTTTCATTCCCCTTGGAGAAATAAGTATAAAATGCCAGTAATTTGGTCAAGTGGTAGGTGCCATCAACTGTGAAACATGGCGCCTCTCAGCACTGAAAACTGCTGAGAAATGGTAAAAGTAGGGTCCAATCTGCATGACATCATCCTGTAGCCAAAATTGCTCAACTGTAATAAACAtttaaatccatttttatttctaATTTCAAATGAATAATTGCATTTCAGCAACAGATATACTACAACACTATGCACCTTTCTGGTTAGCTGCACGTAAACTCATTTCGACTCCTCTGATGTAAAGCTCATTAAGAGATTTGTGTAGGCTTGGTATACAAATACCATCTGTTTCCTATAGTATTTGTGACTTACAAATTCTCAGAAACATTACCTATGCTAATGTCTTCAATCAAAATGCAATAAGAGAAGTAAAACCATTTAGAATTGATTCCATCGGTTTTCctttatttcatacaatttacgtatataccacttgattgttaaaaaagcATGCAAGTTAAAGAATTTAGAATGTTTCAAAACTTGCAGTGTTATTACCTTTGC
Proteins encoded in this window:
- the FAM161A gene encoding protein FAM161A isoform X3 produces the protein MYLSNQEYYLKLEELKYAHLETMAKLENMYRNKLYLKDVQPLTNVDVTHSMNDRSWEPSPFQPQNMCKSFSEPDLNNSFHSDLSHISDKELELEENNSENRSLTFGKEQAENSWDGSSLEDYSHCNQSILSKLQTLRKSRRKKKKWSPKITIPEPFQMTIREAKIKQQNIKSKSLIELENNLLKKELEEEAECQKKFRAHPVPAYVFFPLYHDIMQQNEERRKSLRERRQEILLATQKPFQFIEREAQKKEMKKMQLKYVSSPEKKAKVFKAKPVPKFVYSSEINEKLKEEELYRDIRIQMRSEELLRNSSLPNSRLGNRGINKNRQQNHLELTKEVEHKPKTKAKVPDFEILHQKFLKRLQRQKNVKHITACEPFNLCTPNIASNKEKILEDIQMDEEKLKETRWPFASSRAKPQMRSLNANSSPSGCEEPVSPRITESTRRRLQVVRESAEEKRKVEEEKKKNRTKQKERARKLQRLIYTRAEANDPHQSLAQMHKSKFKILRKHEKQRMKEYLQELEEMEERVEKRPLLLEQATQKNARIAAEKHYCGILRELGLCEEFVSKKGETATEMLLQDHSSGGSDILTADGDSDNENKAGDGESEREWESSQLHSAQSCGEEDGDEEEDVEASEEEEDMEAQPDHDGQEAPEYESENNEQAATEKSSDDEG
- the FAM161A gene encoding protein FAM161A isoform X2, whose product is MDAAHRAALLAASCLHTPVDPRTRAPVALYEREGGRPAPGGGERQDSLSPERQQRSTGQADCRDWIDLSKMYLSNQEYYLKLEELKYAHLETMAKLENMYRNKLYLKDVQPLTNVDVTHSMNDRSWEPSPFQPQNMCKSFSEPDLNNSFHSDLSHISDKELELEENNSENRSLTFGKEQAENSWDGSSLEDYSHCNQSILSKLQTLRKSRRKKKKWSPKITIPEPFQMTIREAKIKQQNIKSKSLIELENNLLKKELEEEAECQKKFRAHPVPAYVFFPLYHDIMQQNEERRKSLRERRQEILLATQKPFQFIEREAQKKEMKKMQLKYVSSPEKKAKVFKAKPVPKFVYSSEINEKLKEEELYRDIRIQMRSEELLRNSSLPNSRLGNRGINKNRQQNHLELTKEVEHKPKTKAKVPDFEILHQKFLKRLQRQKNVKHITACEPFNLCTPNIASNKEKILEDIQMDEEKLKETRWPFASSRAKPQMRSLNANSSPSGCEEPVSPRITESTRRRLQVVRKHEKQRMKEYLQELEEMEERVEKRPLLLEQATQKNARIAAEKHYCGILRELGLCEEFVSKKGETATEMLLQDHSSGGSDILTADGDSDNENKAGDGESEREWESSQLHSAQSCGEEDGDEEEDVEASEEEEDMEAQPDHDGQEAPEYESENNEQAATEKSSDDEG
- the FAM161A gene encoding protein FAM161A isoform X1 — protein: MDAAHRAALLAASCLHTPVDPRTRAPVALYEREGGRPAPGGGERQDSLSPERQQRSTGQADCRDWIDLSKMYLSNQEYYLKLEELKYAHLETMAKLENMYRNKLYLKDVQPLTNVDVTHSMNDRSWEPSPFQPQNMCKSFSEPDLNNSFHSDLSHISDKELELEENNSENRSLTFGKEQAENSWDGSSLEDYSHCNQSILSKLQTLRKSRRKKKKWSPKITIPEPFQMTIREAKIKQQNIKSKSLIELENNLLKKELEEEAECQKKFRAHPVPAYVFFPLYHDIMQQNEERRKSLRERRQEILLATQKPFQFIEREAQKKEMKKMQLKYVSSPEKKAKVFKAKPVPKFVYSSEINEKLKEEELYRDIRIQMRSEELLRNSSLPNSRLGNRGINKNRQQNHLELTKEVEHKPKTKAKVPDFEILHQKFLKRLQRQKNVKHITACEPFNLCTPNIASNKEKILEDIQMDEEKLKETRWPFASSRAKPQMRSLNANSSPSGCEEPVSPRITESTRRRLQVVRESAEEKRKVEEEKKKNRTKQKERARKLQRLIYTRAEANDPHQSLAQMHKSKFKILRKHEKQRMKEYLQELEEMEERVEKRPLLLEQATQKNARIAAEKHYCGILRELGLCEEFVSKKGETATEMLLQDHSSGGSDILTADGDSDNENKAGDGESEREWESSQLHSAQSCGEEDGDEEEDVEASEEEEDMEAQPDHDGQEAPEYESENNEQAATEKSSDDEG